The DNA segment ACTAGCCTACTATTTTTGCAATTCAACTGCATTCAAAAATACCAaaacagatataaatataaatatctaaTCCTAAATCACTACACATTCAACCTCAGCAACACACACTGCACAACagcatacaacaaaacaatatggcTGCCGGTTCAGACAAGAAATTGAAGATCGGTCAAaattataggaaaattatgttttttatttcaaaaatcgatTAAATGAAGACTCTGAATTAAAATGTGggagaaatatattttgtatgaaaaatataacattcagagtttttgatattatttataataataataatattgcaaaTGATAACATAGAACCAGCTGATTGCTATGAATCAAATCAGAAGCAGCAACATAATGGTACATAACCTCCAATTTTGTTTGTACGTTCTGAATGAAAGAAATATCTGAGTTTTAATACTTGAATaggaattatttcaatatttaaatatctcatgagataataattttcaatcttcatagcCTTGAATctattttgttataataatgagtctatatagaatatttttaaaattgaggtCTCCTTTAGCAGAGGCTAATTCATGGACCCCAATGGTAagcatttaatttttgtttttgtaaattCTTAAGTATTTTTTACTGCTTATAAATTAGGCCTTTTTCACATGTTTATATACtggttatttttactatttcataaCCTGTCTCTTTAATGTTATTCtacaggtttttgataattattttgctTGATACGGTACCTACTTACTTTGCCGGTAATGTTACTGGATCATTTGTACACCTATCTTAGGAAAACTAAAGATCATGGAAGTCTTCATTCAAAATATGGTTTAGCTTTTGTTGAGAAGAAACTAGCATTCTTCAAAGCGAATAGTTCAGATTCACCACTATACCACACAAGAAAATGTCGAAAAAATCGAGAGCTGTTTGACATCCACAGGGTGCGCCTCCAGAGATCGCGGGTATGCTATAGGAGTTCAGGGCTTCGCTACTTGAACAGGCTGCCTGCAGGGGTGAAGCAGTTGGACCTCAGCGTGTTGGAGAGAGTTGTGACCGGTTTTCTGAGAACCAGGGCTTATTACGATGTCGAGGAATATGTGAATGATGACCTGTCTCAAATATTATCAGGCTAAAGTGCCATTATGTTGAAGAGCAAGGCCTCATATGATATAAACTTTTTTTTCGATCTGAACTTGATCACTGCCATCTTGATCATTTTAGTGTCTtttgttatatttgttttattcatgacatgacgccatcgatcctacaattgtgggtaatggatgaagaagaaggtttAAAGGTATAAAATGTGTTTATCTACCTCAGACCAGACTGGCAAGGTCCCACAGTTGCTTGCCTGATAGTGCACTCGCACTAAAAATCTACAACAGGATTTCGGTGGAAATCCATAAGCATGAGGGTAACGTTTCTTACTTACTTTAGATGTCTTCCTCACGGTCCTGGGATCGGGGAATCGTCAATGGATTTGATCTCCTCTGTCAGAGTCGTCAAGAATGTGTATAGAGTATCAGATGAAGATTGTAAACATGCCCCACTGAGGGGTAAAACCACACGAAGTGTTTTTCTAGGCGTTTTTAGACGTGCCGGCAAGGCAGGtctcctattggctgattatcagctgattcccgaactcCAAGCTAATCAAATCAGCCAATCGGGAGAGATTTCTGCCGTGCCTACTAGTCTGAAAACGCTTCGTGTGTCTTGACCCTAAAGGTGGAAACATATTGTAGCGGCAAAAGAAGCTTTAAGATTGAGAGTGTTGGATTCAATGTATGTATTTAAATTGTGACGCACAGTACCTATTTAAACCATCTTAATTTCATACATTAAATCCAAAACTCTCAAGCTTGAAGCTGAATTGTCTGTTTTACCACGTTTCCACCCTAAATAAAAAGTCCAAACAGTTTTGGACTCTTCAAGAATGATCCATCTTAAGCTCAAGTTGATGAGCTATTTTAATCTTGAGAAAATTTATCCTGCAAGAGATAGTGGAGTATTGATACTTTTAAATCACAGAATTACTGAATATTTATATCAAGTTGATATGTATATCAAAACAAATTGATTCTGTATGACCACTAAGTTGAAAATTGTTTTAACAAGTTCACTAAATCCCAAATTCCTTTCCAGGTTCTCTATTCATCAAAATCTCATCCTGATATGCCAAAGAATTTACTAGAAGACTTTTACAACGGTCATCTTCAAAAGGAGTTTGGTAATATCTATGATAAAAAGCCGTTCAAAGTGTTTTTGGACGAGAAAAAGACATATCTATGGTGCACTTGTGGGCAAAGCAAAAATCAGGTAATATTTTCTTATTCCATCCTCagtcaattttatattttgtgatcTGGATGCATAAGGTTTCAGGTGCCaactaaataatattttagagTTTCTGGTGTGACCTAACTGGTTCCAGGAATCAGGCAACGTCAAAAGCCCATTTTTTACTGGCacattatattgtaataattattttttaattgtattCTATATCCAATACTCTTGACGTCTAAACACTTGTACAAACCCCTTTCCTCACGTATCTAAAGTGCTCCACTTAATTCAAGTGCTTGGAATTGATAGTTCTTGCAAGCCACAGAATTACTTAGTGCTGCacggtgaaatatttttgtttcaattgttttcTATTAATAGTTATAgttatcttcaatattttgacTTGTTTTGTATATCTATAGTGACTTCTCAGTCTTAAAGTCCTAATTCCTAGAGTCACTCAATATGTCAGCTTTCCTTATAAATGACATCAATGCTTCATACAGAATATTTGCAATAGCATCAATAATTTGTCTTTTCTTTAGCATTGTTTTGGTATCTTGACACCCGTCGAAAAATTACgagtttggcaggaccctcagtTGTTTTAGAAATTGTGATTTGGTTtgatgcttctcattcaaacaatcctgacattttaaagtgaatctcgcGATGAAACGATTCAATATGAGTGAAGTTATATACAGGATgactgataagtcactccctatttttatacagctataatttctttatttatgaaccaattttgttagaactacatttgttagatagagcactccttgaggttgtgtttaacaccaattttcatttgaatcaGTTTAaaaaatgccccctctcttgactgtggaagaacgagccgAAATAGTAGGTCGTTATGTGGTCTgaggatctgtggtgcgagtacaaagatGGTGGAGGGCTAAACGAAGGATCCATGAAAAACTggatgaaaaactataaaatccATTCCAAGTTATTAACAACAGGAAGTGTCGCAGATGCAAAACgatcaggaagaccatcaacgtcaaggacagcaGAGAATGTTGACAGAGTTCGCGAAATGTTCATGAGGTGCCCTAAGAAATCACTGCGTCAAAGATCTCGTGAAAGTGGTCTTTCACGTTACTCTGTTGCAACGATTCTTTTAAGAAAGATCTCAgtgtttttgcatccagtgctgcatggatccctcgttcagtCCTCCACCACCattgtactcgcaccacagatcccaAGAACTCACAACGAGCTGCTATTTTCgctcgttcttccacagtcaagagagggggcatttttaaatcgaaacaaatggaaatttgTGTTCAAACACAAACTCAAAGAATGCTCTATCCaacaaatgtagttctaacaaaattggttcataaataaagaaattatagctgtataaaaatagggagtgactaatcagtgtgagtatCTATATGAAGTATGGACAGCAGAAAGCCAGTCATGCCTTTCTATTAAATAATCGATACCACACAGAAGTAATCGTTAGGCTAGTGACCAAGGTGACCTCCCAACCATCAGGGAGTGTGCGGTTCGATTTTCGATCTggacaaatatttttcatcagcgGCGTTATTAGCCCAATAAATTGATATACTGATTGCACGAAAATATCTAAATTTAACTGCCATAAAATGATGTCATCTAAAGGAACCAATAACGCAAAAGGAACCAACAAACGAATCAAACATCTATGAAATGACATTATTCGACGGTGGTTAAATTCAGATGGAAGAttatggtttcttgatccattccgagctgcgatgtattacCACACTTTTTTCTCTAAATTTTACacttttttcttgaatatttaactgcatgtcgtgtgaaattagaatagaattagaTTGACTTAAAATAGATGGATTAAAAAGAATTTAGATGGACtttgatacctccctcgcgttcgctacctttcagcctgccgctctgctctgctccccacgccacgcatcaaccaaaatgagtggttgacccacccgccaccagggtgcgccaggatgaacgagccacaccttccaCCATATCAACTTTAGTAAAACTAATCCTAAAACTTTTACCATTAcacattaattattttgtcagTATTTCAGTAGGCGGAAGTCTTCAGAATGAAGCACttcattcactttttcaatagtAATTTCAACTTATTTCTATTAAGTATGGACGCGTATCAGGGCACTGGGACCCATCTTTAGCACACAAGGAGTACCTTAATACTTGAGAAGATTTATAGCTCTCAACGtatttcaactaaaataattTTTGGTTTAAGGCTCAATTAGCAAACACTTTTCTGTCTTTTTCAGCCTTTCTGTGACGGAACACACAAGAGTCCTTACCTCAAGATCAAATTACGCCCAGTAAAGTTCGCCGTAGAAAAAAGTCAAGATTATTGGTTATGTAATTGCAAACAAACGCTCAACCGCCCATTCTGCGATGGAACTCACAAAAAAGAAGAAATACAATCGAAATATCTCTAAACGTCTACTTGTCAAATGTGTgtaatgtataaaaatattagtgttattagttgaataaaatatcattaaatgaaataaatgaaatgtttctGTTTAAAATTGTGGCTATGATATTTTGTTTGTGTATCCTGGTCAAGACATATTCAGTTTGAACGGCCAGCATATTCCGtatgaataatatcataaataataatattacttcaTTGAATGAAGTAAATAAAATGTTTCAGTTTAAAATTGTGGCTATGATATTTTGTTTGTGTATCCTGGTAAAGACATATTCAGTTTGATCGGCCAGCATATTCCGtatgaataatatcatgaataataatattaattcattgaatgaagtaaataaaaaacggaatatccatataaataatatcaatatttccTATTCAACAAATGCTaatagtttaaagtgaatctcaacaTAATGCAGATTTCCCCATTGTCAATGTTCCAGTGAACTTCTTCTTACTATACCTTTACCAATATCGTAAATACTATGGTAATATGTCAAAGAAATACATTGGTTGTaaaattttaaagatttttcaagtGTTGGAATTACAGAAAACCTTGATTTCTCCAAAGTAGCTTCAGAGTTCTaagaattgaaattataacagaaAGATTCGGGGCAAGCAAcgatttgaaaacatttatacaatgattaaataaataaattttgacaaATTGATTGTATGGAAAGAGATGCTGTGATATTTCTCCATCAACGTCTCATTCTTtcagataaatttaaaaaaatctggtgtggtacactcacacaactttccttgctcatatttgaaactaagatcagacttttgtatatgtgtatatataattgttttcagagtactttttcctttgtgtaaattgtgaaattcgatgattttcttttttagtcgtcatttttttaaagtcgtcaaaacagctgttctacagatgaaatatctcgactttgtgttctttttatgaactgatctacctacctacctcatgcacgagaacgaggttacaaagtccatttctcaaggatggggtggaccccccattagtttccctgaaaggagactcatgccagttaatagagctgataaataactatacagagtatgaatttgaaaaaaatcggtcaaattattttgagaaaatcgtgaaaaacatggtttttttagtaattatcagccatttttctcaagtatattatggagctcctgcaattttctcagaaatgggactcatgtcagttgatagggcttataaataaattataaagctatccatggtatgaatttaaagaaaatcgttagagccgtttttgagaaaaccgtgaataacatggttttttagtgattatccgccatttttcaaaagaatattacggagctcctgcaattttcccagaaatgagactcatgtcagttgatagggcttataaatagctaccggtatccatggtataaatttgaagaaaatcgttagagccgttttcgagaaaatcatgaaaaacatggttttttagtaattatctaccattttttccgccattttgaattcaattctattgaattgcttattgtcagatcctcatggtataaggaccttaagtttaaaatttcaagtcaatcggttgattaggaatggagttatcgtgttcacagacatacacacacacacacacacacacacagaccaacacccaaaaatcatgtttttggactcaggggaccttgaaacgtatagaaaacttgaaattagggtaccttaattttttttggaaagcaatactttccttacctatgctagtagggcaaggaaagtaaaaatcccCAATAGCAGTTTTTGCACTTACCGATTGTCGGCCGAAATTTATCATCATGACTCCCAGAATTTCTTCCGATTGACTAAGgggcggtttccgagctcgggatttagctaagttctagactttaaacagctggagtcaggaaattggctttccgaaacggggcgtagtctcAGTAAAACGACTAACgacttttaaattaaatttcgaaaaattagaaaattcaacacaaaataaaataaagataagtagtgtaaagtttcagctattttgaattatttaggaatgtttaatttcgtcaaggaaaaacgtttccaattatagatatgagaaaataaagattatcataaaaactgcgagtacgcctcgtttcggaaaaagcaaattttctgactccagatgtttaaagtctagaacttgactaaatcccgagctcggaaaccggcccttaacctagcgccgcagtgcaggatggtttcttacagcttggcgttgttgtcattcgagatgggtgtctggcttggaagtgtttcggccgcattgcaggatgactgttaacggttgccggaagatcaaaagctggatttttttcgttatttttcgtgatagagaaattctgattgcagattcgttctcagtgACCCCAAGcttagcctaaaggctcagaatgtcaacaatgtttttaaataattaaaaataatcatgaaaagtcattaatatggtagtacaccacgtttctgggaactgtttactggtgactggagttattattgacacacaaaaatcaaaataatcgtgagaaagaaaactgctgatgaacgcgaataagaccgccactccattgttctattgtctcggctgcttggctgagcctggctggagggatcaaataaccgactggtttgatctttcgtctgtccgctaggtggaactacgccgaccattgc comes from the Nilaparvata lugens isolate BPH chromosome 1, ASM1435652v1, whole genome shotgun sequence genome and includes:
- the LOC111044600 gene encoding CDGSH iron-sulfur domain-containing protein 3, mitochondrial; protein product: MSLYRIFLKLRSPLAEANSWTPMVLYSSKSHPDMPKNLLEDFYNGHLQKEFGNIYDKKPFKVFLDEKKTYLWCTCGQSKNQPFCDGTHKSPYLKIKLRPVKFAVEKSQDYWLCNCKQTLNRPFCDGTHKKEEIQSKYL